One genomic window of Mogibacterium diversum includes the following:
- the dinB gene encoding DNA polymerase IV, whose product MNSDRRILHCDMNSFYASVELLSRPDIKDKPVAVAGDPDSRHGIILAKNELAKKFGVVTAETIQSAKRKCPELVTIPPHHDKYREYSHMLNSIYLEYTDLVEPFSVDESWLDVTASEMLLGDAKIIADNIRERVYRELGLTLSAGVSFNKIFAKMGSDYKKPNATTVISRSNFKELLWPMAVSEMFFVGRSTATKLSSLGIHTIGDLAHADQLLLSRTFGVHGVNLYKYANGLDDNPVRAYDNREDIKSVGHGMTFRRNLMGADDVGIALTELTDKVSTRLRRHDKWARGVKIEITTPEFKRFSKQKRLPSPISSPAAFRNAAVELISDLNFTNKPIRLLTVTAIDLTDSPDDGQLTIFTMGATTDEKQRSEKDENIAKAMDEIRDKFGKSSIKFAHVIGNDIGIDED is encoded by the coding sequence ATGAACTCCGATAGACGAATACTACATTGTGATATGAATAGCTTCTATGCTTCTGTCGAGCTTTTGTCACGCCCCGATATAAAGGATAAACCCGTTGCAGTCGCAGGAGATCCCGATAGCAGGCATGGAATAATTTTAGCCAAGAACGAACTTGCAAAAAAGTTCGGTGTTGTAACAGCCGAGACTATTCAGTCTGCAAAGAGAAAATGTCCAGAACTTGTAACAATACCTCCCCATCACGACAAATATCGCGAGTATAGTCATATGCTTAACTCGATATATTTGGAGTATACAGATCTTGTGGAACCATTCAGCGTTGATGAATCATGGCTAGATGTGACCGCTAGCGAAATGCTGCTCGGTGATGCGAAAATCATAGCTGACAATATAAGAGAGCGTGTGTACCGCGAACTTGGTCTCACACTATCTGCAGGTGTATCGTTCAATAAGATATTTGCAAAGATGGGAAGCGATTACAAGAAACCTAACGCAACTACAGTTATTTCAAGAAGTAATTTTAAAGAATTATTATGGCCGATGGCTGTTTCTGAAATGTTCTTTGTAGGCAGATCGACCGCTACTAAGCTAAGCAGCCTTGGAATTCACACGATTGGAGACTTAGCTCATGCAGACCAGTTGCTGCTTTCCAGGACCTTTGGAGTCCATGGCGTAAATCTCTATAAGTATGCAAATGGCCTAGACGATAATCCCGTTAGAGCATACGACAATCGCGAGGACATCAAGTCAGTTGGACACGGCATGACATTTAGGCGCAATCTAATGGGTGCCGACGACGTAGGGATTGCCTTGACAGAATTAACAGACAAAGTCAGCACTCGCTTAAGAAGGCATGATAAATGGGCACGTGGTGTTAAAATAGAGATCACTACGCCTGAATTTAAAAGGTTTTCGAAACAAAAGCGATTACCGAGCCCAATCAGTAGCCCTGCAGCATTTAGAAATGCTGCAGTAGAGTTAATTAGCGATCTAAATTTTACGAATAAGCCAATAAGACTTCTTACTGTAACAGCAATAGACCTGACAGATTCACCGGACGATGGTCAGCTCACCATATTTACGATGGGCGCTACAACAGACGAGAAACAGAGAAGCGAAAAAGATGAAAATATAGCTAAAGCGATGGATGAGATAAGGGATAAATTTGGAAAATCATCGATAAAGTTTGCTCACGTAATCGGAAACGATATCGGGATTGACGAGGATTAG